Proteins co-encoded in one Lacerta agilis isolate rLacAgi1 chromosome 6, rLacAgi1.pri, whole genome shotgun sequence genomic window:
- the DIRAS3 gene encoding GTP-binding protein Di-Ras3, giving the protein MPEQSNDYRVVVFGAAGVGKSSLVLRFVRGTFRETYIPTVEDTYRQVISCDKSICTLQITDTTGSHQFPAMQRLSISKGHAFMLVYSVTSRQSIEELQPIYEQICQIKGDIQKVPIMLVGNKSDDSQREVQASEGEVLATKWKCSFMETSAKMNYNVQELFQELLNLEKRRSVSLQVDGKKSKQQRKKDKLKGKCSVM; this is encoded by the coding sequence ATGCCTGAACAAAGTAATGATTACCGAGTGGTCGTGTTTGGAGCTGCAGGGGTTGGCAAGAGTTCTCTGGTTCTCCGCTTTGTGAGGGGAACCTTCCGGGAGACGTACATTCCCACCGTCGAGGACACGTACCGCCAGGTGATCAGCTGCGACAAGAGCATCTGCACCCTTCAGATCACAGATACCACCGGGAGCCACCAGTTCCCAGCCATGCAGAGACTGTCCATCTCCAAAGGCCACGCCTTCATGTTGGTTTACTCTGTGACCAGCCGGCAGTCCATCGAAGAGCTTCAGCCCATCTACGAGCAGATCTGCCAGATCAAAGGAGACATCCAGAAGGTCCCGATCATGTTGGTGGGGAACAAGAGCGACGACTCGCAGAGGGAAGTGCAGGCCAGCGAAGGGGAGGTCCTGGCCACCaagtggaaatgctccttcatgGAGACGTCGGCCAAAATGAACTACAACGTGCAGGAGCTTTTCCAAGAGCTCTTGAatttggagaagaggagaagcgTCAGCCTCCAGGTGGATGGTAAGAAATCCAAGCAGCAGCGCAAGAAGGATAAACTGAAAGGCAAATGCTCAGTCATGTGA